One stretch of Pandoraea oxalativorans DNA includes these proteins:
- a CDS encoding RNA polymerase sigma factor yields MTGQDLPSLLPGLLPRLWAFALRVTGDRHDAEDLVQRACVHALERVHQWQPGSSALSWMFSIVHTTWINEIRARRVRSRGSLAWDEADVDAIPDFQASTPEELASCHQVFGAVDRLPEAQRLVLLLVAVEGMSYQEAADVLDVPIGTVMSRLSRARRTIGDQFRNPEGQPRTAERTLRGGAAAGAREEDA; encoded by the coding sequence ATGACCGGTCAGGATTTGCCCAGCTTGCTTCCGGGCTTGCTGCCACGCCTCTGGGCGTTCGCCTTGCGCGTTACGGGCGATCGCCATGATGCCGAGGATCTTGTGCAACGCGCTTGCGTGCACGCGCTCGAGCGCGTGCACCAGTGGCAGCCGGGATCCTCGGCGTTGAGCTGGATGTTCAGCATCGTGCATACGACGTGGATCAACGAGATCCGCGCGCGGCGCGTTCGTTCGCGCGGCAGTCTGGCGTGGGATGAAGCCGACGTCGATGCGATTCCCGATTTTCAGGCGTCTACGCCCGAAGAACTGGCCAGTTGTCATCAGGTCTTCGGTGCGGTCGATCGTCTGCCCGAAGCGCAGCGTCTCGTGCTGCTGCTCGTGGCGGTGGAGGGTATGAGTTATCAGGAGGCGGCCGACGTGCTCGACGTGCCCATCGGCACGGTCATGAGCCGTCTGTCACGCGCGCGCCGTACGATCGGCGACCAGTTTCGTAACCCCGAGGGGCAACCCCGCACGGCAGAGCGCACCCTTCGTGGTGGCGCGGCCGCTGGCGCACGTGAGGAGGACGCGTGA
- a CDS encoding COG4315 family predicted lipoprotein, with the protein MNQRQSMSAVLTSLVAAAGLFAAAAAHAEVPLKTADGVLVDAQNRTVYTFDNDVAGSGKSACNGGCATAWPPVMADGGAKAEGNYSIVTRDDGMKQWAYKGKPLYLFAKDAAAGDKKGDGFKDVWHVVKP; encoded by the coding sequence ATGAACCAACGTCAATCGATGTCCGCTGTTCTGACCAGCCTCGTGGCTGCCGCCGGTCTGTTTGCGGCTGCTGCGGCTCACGCGGAAGTCCCGCTCAAGACGGCCGACGGCGTGCTCGTCGACGCGCAGAACCGCACCGTCTATACGTTTGACAACGATGTGGCAGGCAGCGGCAAGAGCGCTTGCAACGGCGGATGTGCGACGGCCTGGCCGCCGGTCATGGCCGATGGCGGTGCCAAGGCCGAAGGCAACTATTCCATCGTCACGCGCGACGACGGTATGAAGCAGTGGGCCTACAAGGGCAAGCCGCTGTACCTGTTCGCGAAGGACGCGGCCGCAGGCGACAAGAAGGGCGACGGCTTCAAGGACGTCTGGCACGTTGTCAAGCCCTGA
- a CDS encoding ABC transporter permease, which yields MTTQAPVGQSAAAPITRRKMRREGPGSRLWRALVWGTMIFFLVNVALMIATVTMNSFATRWFGTPLPEGFTLHWYAQAWRDFQLADVLWVTVEVVGAVVLLSIALGVPAAYALARAQFPGKKLAMLVFLLPLMVPPVTYGIPMATVLYKVGLGGTLTGVILANLVPSLPFVILVMTPFIEQIDPNLEAAARIFGANTLKYFRHVLLPLLVPGILAAGLLVLVRTIGMFELTFFTAGPDTQTLVVALYYAVFSTGVRAPQSIDAMAMIYMAITLLWVLIALQFVSPTQLVSRVKEAPKGE from the coding sequence ATGACAACGCAGGCGCCCGTCGGTCAGTCGGCAGCCGCACCCATTACCCGGCGCAAGATGCGCCGCGAAGGGCCCGGTTCGCGTCTGTGGCGCGCGCTGGTCTGGGGCACGATGATCTTCTTCCTCGTGAACGTGGCGCTGATGATCGCCACCGTCACGATGAACTCGTTCGCCACGCGCTGGTTCGGCACACCGCTGCCCGAAGGTTTCACGTTGCACTGGTACGCGCAGGCCTGGCGCGACTTTCAACTCGCCGATGTGCTGTGGGTGACGGTCGAAGTCGTGGGCGCGGTCGTGCTGTTGTCGATTGCGCTGGGGGTGCCTGCAGCGTATGCGTTGGCCCGGGCGCAGTTCCCCGGCAAGAAGCTCGCGATGCTGGTGTTTCTGCTGCCGCTGATGGTGCCGCCGGTGACGTACGGCATTCCGATGGCGACCGTGCTTTACAAGGTCGGGCTGGGCGGCACGCTCACGGGCGTGATTCTCGCGAATCTCGTGCCGTCGCTGCCGTTCGTGATTCTGGTGATGACGCCGTTCATCGAGCAGATCGATCCGAACCTCGAAGCCGCCGCGCGTATCTTCGGTGCGAACACGCTGAAGTACTTCCGTCACGTGTTGTTGCCGTTGCTGGTGCCGGGCATTCTCGCGGCGGGGCTGCTCGTGCTCGTGCGCACCATCGGCATGTTCGAGCTGACGTTCTTCACCGCTGGCCCGGACACGCAGACGCTGGTCGTCGCGCTCTACTACGCGGTGTTCTCGACCGGCGTGCGAGCCCCGCAGTCGATCGACGCGATGGCGATGATCTACATGGCCATCACGCTGCTGTGGGTGCTCATCGCGCTGCAATTTGTGAGTCCCACGCAACTGGTCAGCCGCGTGAAGGAAGCGCCGAAAGGCGAGTGA